From the genome of Tsukamurella pulmonis:
GTCGCCACCCGACCACCGCGTTCGCCTCGCTCGCGTCGGGCTCGGGAGCGGTGGCGTCATCGGCCTCGGAAACAGCAGTGGCCGTGTCGCTCTCGTCCCCGAAGAGCGTGAACTGCTCGACGCTGCTCAGCCCCGAGAAGCCCACCCCGACGAGCCGGAGGCCGCCGATCTCCATGGGGTCGAGCGCGAGCCGCTGGGCCGTCGCGGTGAGCACGGCACCGTCGGTGGTGGCGGACGGGAGCGTCGCGGACCGGGTGAGCAGGGACATGTCGGACCGCTTGAGCTTGAGCACGACGGTCCGCGCCCCGCGCCCGTCACGACGCAGCCTCCGCAGGGCGTGCTCGGCGCTCCGATCGATCTCGCGGCGCAGCGCGGTCATCGTGGTCACGTCCGTCTCGAGGGTGTGCTCGGCGCTGATCGACTTCGCCTCGCCGTTCACCGCCACGGGCCGGTCGTCCTCGCCGCGAGCGAGCCGGTGCAGCGCCGGCCCCAGGGTGACGCCGAGGACCGAGACCACCTCGACCTCGCTCATCGCCGCGAACTGCCCGATGGTGTCGATCCCCAACCGAGACAATCGCTCCCCCGCCACCGGGCCGATGCCCCAGAGTTTGCGCACGGGCAGGGGGTAGAGCAGCGACTCCTGCGCGGCGGGCGGGATGACGGACACCCCGTCGGGCTTGGCGAGCCCGGACGCGATCTTCGCGGCCTGCTTCCCCGCCCCCGCGCCGACAGAGGCGACGAGCCCCGTCTCGGCCATGATCCGCGCGCGCAGCTCCTCCGCGAAGGCGATCACCTCGGCCGTGGAGGCCCCGGCGAGCTCGGCCGGCTCGCCGAAGGCCTCGTCGAAGGACAGCGTCTCCACCACGGGGATGAGCTCGCGGACGGCACCGAACACCCGGCGGCTGATGGTGCCGTACAGCGCGCCCCGCGGCGGGAGCACCACGGCGCTCGCGCCGACGAGCCTGCGCGCCTGGTGCATCGGCATCGCCGAGCGCGCGCCGAAGACCCGTGCCTCGTACGAGCAGCCCGCGACCACGCCGCGCCCGCCGAGCCCGCCCACCAGCACGGGACGCCCGCGCAGCGTGGGTCGGGTCAGCTGCTCACAGGACGCGAAGAAGGCGTCCATGTCGAAGTGCAGGACCCATCGGGCGCTGCGATCGTCGGACACGACTAGACCGCGACGACGCGGACGAGATCGTCGAGGCCCGCGAAGTCGTCCGGGTTGCGCGTGTAGACGTCGAGCCCGTGCGCGTGGGCGGTCGCGGCGATCAGCAGGTCGGCGAGCCGACGGCGAGGCGTTCGCCCGCGACGGGACACCGCCGCGGCGATCAACCCGTA
Proteins encoded in this window:
- a CDS encoding DNA polymerase IV yields the protein MDAFFASCEQLTRPTLRGRPVLVGGLGGRGVVAGCSYEARVFGARSAMPMHQARRLVGASAVVLPPRGALYGTISRRVFGAVRELIPVVETLSFDEAFGEPAELAGASTAEVIAFAEELRARIMAETGLVASVGAGAGKQAAKIASGLAKPDGVSVIPPAAQESLLYPLPVRKLWGIGPVAGERLSRLGIDTIGQFAAMSEVEVVSVLGVTLGPALHRLARGEDDRPVAVNGEAKSISAEHTLETDVTTMTALRREIDRSAEHALRRLRRDGRGARTVVLKLKRSDMSLLTRSATLPSATTDGAVLTATAQRLALDPMEIGGLRLVGVGFSGLSSVEQFTLFGDESDTATAVSEADDATAPEPDASEANAVVGWRPGMDVLHPEFGHGWVQGAGHGVLSVRFETRTSGPGRMRSFKVDAPDLREADPLDSLDWPAEHLRTDDEDD